TGAATGTTATGAATCCTCCTCATTGTAAGCGCTTAATAGTGATAGGCGACACGGCATAATCCAAAGGAAACAGCAGTTATTTTAACAATATGATCCTGTGACAGTTACATTTGAGCTATATTAATCACACTATTTTGCAAGAGAAACAAAAAAATCTGTCCGTCTACCGTAAGGCAGAACAGAACAGATTTTCAGGTATATGATCATTGTTACACTTATTTAGAAAGTTTCAATTCAAGCTGTACCTGGATATCATTTTCAGTTGAGAGCACAACGGAGTGTGGATTTTCCATTCCGAAATCTTCAAACGTTACCATCGATGTCGCCGACAACAATACTTCGTTATTCTCATAAGCAGCTTTTGCGTCAAAAGTTACTTCTTTTTCAATACCTTTAACCGTAATCGTACCATTCATTTTGATATCAACCGTTTGACCGACAGGCCATTCCGCAGGTACCCCTTCAAATGAAGTCGCTGTAAAAGTTGCCTGTGGATACGTAGCAATGTCGAAGAAATCCGCTTGCTTCACGTGACCATCACGCTGTCCATTCCCGGAATCAATGCCGTCCATCTCGATCTGTCCTTCTGCCTTCATCTGAGAAGCATCGTCTACATTAATTGTCCAATTCCCTGTTACCTGCTCGTCCACAAAATTAACCGTCTCCTGTGAAGTGGTTACGGAGAAGTATACTTTGGAACCTTCGCTGATGTTCCAGTCTCCGTTCAGTTGCTCTGCTCCTGCAGTTTCATTGGCTACAGCCGTTCCTGTGCTATCTACAGTTGTTGTGGAAGTTGCTGTGCTGGCAGGAAGCACCTGTTCAATCTCCACGTTGTTCCCCAAGTAGCTATTTGCGAGATAGTAACCACCGCCACCAATTACGGCAACCGCCGCCACACCTGTAATAAGCCATGCTTTTGCTTTCTTGTTCATCTGTATGTTTCCTCCAGTATATTATTGTTTAGGTTGCTTGTTGGAGTGAATCATATCAATTGAATGTGTCAGGAAGAAGTCAAGATAAGACAAGTCCCATATTTTTTTCAAATCCGTAATACAGGATTGGCTTTACGCTCTAGCTCATGTAAAATCAGTACAAGTTTACTCAGCGAAAGGAGAACGCTTTTTTTGAAATCCATACTTATCGTCGAGGATGAGCAAGCTATTGCACGAGTACTGGCTGCTTATCTGAGAAAAGCAGAATTTGAAGTTCATCATGCAGCAGATGGACCGACTGCACTTACCCTTTTTGATACCGTAACGCCTTCCCTGGTATTACTTGATGTGATGCTGCCAGGAATGGACGGATGGGATCTGCTGCGGATTATTCGTGAAAAAAGTGCTTGTCCCGTGATCATGCTTACTGCACTGGATGACATTTCAGACCGTCTCAACGGACTAAATGCCGGTGCTGACGATTATATGAGCAAACCTTTTGTACCGGAAGAAGTGGTCGCCAGAGTTAATGCGGTGTTGCGCCGTAATCCACATTGGACCTCTGGTGGCGAAGAGAAGCGTTCCTTTGGAAATCTCGTCATTGATCTTGCTGCCAAGCAGGTGCTGCTGAACGGTGCAGAGGTTGCACTCACACCTCGTGACCTGTCGTTACTGTTCTTCCTGTCCGATTATCCGAATCGTACATTTACCAGAGATCATCTTATTGAACAGGTATGGGGGATGGACTATGATGGCAGTGACCGTGCTGTGGATCTGTCGATTAAACGACTTCGTCAAGCCCTCTCCCACTGGTCGCCAGAGACGGGAGAAATTCGGACGTTGCGAGGAATGGGGTATCAATTTTGGATCGCCAACTGAAACAGAAAAAAAACAAACGGACGATATCCATTCTGTCACACTGGACACTGCGATATTTTCTCATTTTGTGCATTGGTTTCACGATTATTGCGGCAGGGGCACTCTACTGGATTCGAACAACTTCCATTGAGAAAAGCCTCAAAACCGCAGAACTGCTTGGTCTGGAGATTGCCGATCATGTGACCAGTGAAAATAATATACTTCGTGTTCCACCCGATCTTGACAGACTGGTAACCAAGCGAGAGAAACTATTTAATACAGATCATTATTTTTGTGTCATGATCTTGGACAATAACAATCAATTGATCTTTTCCCAGCCTAAAATGGAGCAAAAAGATGTGCATTATCGACTGTCAGACGACTATCTTGAACCGCGAAACAACAAATATGCAGGTGTAACGGTCAACATATCCGAAGGCGATCAAACCTTGGGTAAAGTATGGGTCATGCAGTCCAAACAATCCATTACATTTGGTCCAGAGACGATATGGCTCGTGGCTCTAATCCTCGGAGGACTAATCCTCTGTGGATGGCTTACAATCTATCTCCTGTCCAATAAGTTATCCAGACCTATTCGTCAGGTCGCCTATGCCGCTGAGCAGATTCGAGGTGGAAATTATGATGTGAGCCTTGACTTGAATACACGAGAACGTGAGATCAATGAACTTGTAAATTCATTCCGAGATATGGCGACTCGTCTCCGACAACTCGAAGAATGGCGTACACTTTCGCTGGCAGGAGTAAGTCATGAACTCAAGACACCGGTAACTTCCATCAAGGGGCTCGTTATGGCAGTACGTGACGATGTCGTGAGTCCACAGGAAGGTAAAGAATTTTTGGATATCGCTTTGAAGGAATCTGAACGCATGGAGCGAATGGTCGCAGATTTGCTTGACTATAACGCCATGGCTGCAGGAAGTGTTGCCGTTCGCAAGGAACGGACGGATCTGAAACTGTTGGTCGGTGAGATCATCTATCAGTGGAAGATTGCCTATGAGGACAAAATGCCAGAGGTTCAGCTGCACTCCCCTCCAGTCAACTTCTTTACCATGGGGGATGCTCTGCGCATTCAGCAGATCATTGTTAATCTGCTCAATAACGCACTTCATGCCACAGCTCCTGAACAAAAGGCTGTCTTCGATATTTATCTACACGCAGAAGAACAGATGCTGTACGTTGATGTTAAGGATCACGGCACAGGCATCGCAGCCGAAGAACAACCCAAAATCTTCGAACGGTTCTATCGTGGAGAACTCAAAAAACGTCGTAACCGTGGTCTGGGTCTAGGATTAACATATAGCCGCCTACTCGCTCAGGAACAGGGCGGTGAACTGACACTTGTCTCCAGCAGCCCGGAAGGCAGCATGTTCAGATTAAGCCTGCCACGCTGGACTGCAACACAAGAAGCCATCAATACAGAAAAAGCATACGGAGCAACCGTTAAAGTATAACGCATCACGCTAACATTGAAATAGCCCAGAACTCCATTCAGGAGACTGGGCTATTTCAATGTTGTTCCTTGTTGCTTTATCCAAACTATTTAAAACGAAGCAATCAACACTCTAATACACGTGGTCTGTATTCATCGTAAGCATCCGAGATCAGTTGCTTATGAAGTACACTACTGGTAATGATCGCTTTCCGCTTTGCTTTCAAAACAATCTGCTCTATATCCGCATAACTGCACCCTGCCAAGCGTTCACATATGTAATCTTCCAGCCGGGTCTCCTGTTCAAATGCCCCCACCAACTTGCTGATATACAATCTACGACTTGAATCATCAGGCATACCGTAGGTCATCTTGGTATCAAACCGCCGCCAGATGGCATGATCCAGTTGGGTCTCCAGATTGGTTGCAGCCACCAGAATGCTGTCCCCATCGAATTCGTCCAGACACTGCAACAACGTATTGACGACACGCGCCATCTCTTTTACTTCATCATTGCTCTCACGTGTCCGGCCTATGGCATCAAATTCGTCCAGAAATAACACACAGGGATTCATTCGTGCA
This Paenibacillus xylanexedens DNA region includes the following protein-coding sequences:
- a CDS encoding YceI family protein, yielding MNKKAKAWLITGVAAVAVIGGGGYYLANSYLGNNVEIEQVLPASTATSTTTVDSTGTAVANETAGAEQLNGDWNISEGSKVYFSVTTSQETVNFVDEQVTGNWTINVDDASQMKAEGQIEMDGIDSGNGQRDGHVKQADFFDIATYPQATFTATSFEGVPAEWPVGQTVDIKMNGTITVKGIEKEVTFDAKAAYENNEVLLSATSMVTFEDFGMENPHSVVLSTENDIQVQLELKLSK
- a CDS encoding response regulator transcription factor; translated protein: MKSILIVEDEQAIARVLAAYLRKAEFEVHHAADGPTALTLFDTVTPSLVLLDVMLPGMDGWDLLRIIREKSACPVIMLTALDDISDRLNGLNAGADDYMSKPFVPEEVVARVNAVLRRNPHWTSGGEEKRSFGNLVIDLAAKQVLLNGAEVALTPRDLSLLFFLSDYPNRTFTRDHLIEQVWGMDYDGSDRAVDLSIKRLRQALSHWSPETGEIRTLRGMGYQFWIAN
- a CDS encoding HAMP domain-containing sensor histidine kinase, whose amino-acid sequence is MDRQLKQKKNKRTISILSHWTLRYFLILCIGFTIIAAGALYWIRTTSIEKSLKTAELLGLEIADHVTSENNILRVPPDLDRLVTKREKLFNTDHYFCVMILDNNNQLIFSQPKMEQKDVHYRLSDDYLEPRNNKYAGVTVNISEGDQTLGKVWVMQSKQSITFGPETIWLVALILGGLILCGWLTIYLLSNKLSRPIRQVAYAAEQIRGGNYDVSLDLNTREREINELVNSFRDMATRLRQLEEWRTLSLAGVSHELKTPVTSIKGLVMAVRDDVVSPQEGKEFLDIALKESERMERMVADLLDYNAMAAGSVAVRKERTDLKLLVGEIIYQWKIAYEDKMPEVQLHSPPVNFFTMGDALRIQQIIVNLLNNALHATAPEQKAVFDIYLHAEEQMLYVDVKDHGTGIAAEEQPKIFERFYRGELKKRRNRGLGLGLTYSRLLAQEQGGELTLVSSSPEGSMFRLSLPRWTATQEAINTEKAYGATVKV
- a CDS encoding AAA family ATPase; amino-acid sequence: MSKMNHMNRIPRAKGIDMAAFYTPKECRRKAQHIVFSAENERIINEFITILGMKEKFREHDVSIPNKMVMFGPPGTGKTLTASHLAERLDLPLVLVRLDAIIHSHLGETGSNVRKLFEYARMNPCVLFLDEFDAIGRTRESNDEVKEMARVVNTLLQCLDEFDGDSILVAATNLETQLDHAIWRRFDTKMTYGMPDDSSRRLYISKLVGAFEQETRLEDYICERLAGCSYADIEQIVLKAKRKAIITSSVLHKQLISDAYDEYRPRVLEC